From a region of the Helianthus annuus cultivar XRQ/B chromosome 5, HanXRQr2.0-SUNRISE, whole genome shotgun sequence genome:
- the LOC110940577 gene encoding WD repeat-containing protein 76, whose protein sequence is MSSSQRITEYERKRLENIKRNDELLASLKIKSKLADLSSSAKRHRAETKSYKLSPEKKARSETPIVIRRSLRTQGKAPDLSGLKDDFSEPTKKSTTLKSQVSPNQSPKKLEPISMRDANTCSESDELLVNKILSVCKGSGLDGDGDGDGERKCRVRVSVDLESMELAPENVARVVPNRILSVKFFPSAGLRMVVVGNKFGNLGFWNVDLDNEDGDGDGIYLYQPHPSPVSAILIHPFSLNKIITSCYGGLVRSLDVEKETFGLVYSTEHAIFSMAQQPDDANNLYLGEGHGVVNIWDERSARSSFSWELHDSRINTIDFNPENTNMMATSSSDGTACIWDLRKIGKSKPKSLKVITRERAVHSAYFSPSGDRLATTSLDDKIGVLGGANYEDEFMLYHYNQTGRWLSSFKGVWGWDDSYIFIGNMKRGVDVISTLQQRLVTTLESPHMTAIPCRFDPHPFYPGMLAGATSGGQVYIWT, encoded by the exons atgtCTTCTTCACAGAGGATCACCGAGTACGAGCGCAAACGCCTCGAAAACATCAAACGCAACGACGAACTTCTCGCTTCACTCAAAATCAAATCAAAGCTCGCTGATCTATCTTCCTCTGCCAAGCGCCACAG AGCCGAAACGAAATCGTATAAACTTAGTCCGGAGAAGAAAGCTAGATCCGAAACACCAATTGTAATCCGTAGATCTCTTAGAACACAAGGAAAAGCACCAGATTTATCAGGATTAAAAGATGATTTCAGCGAACCAACCAAGAAATCAACAACCCTAAAATCACAAGTAAGCCCTAACCAGTCGCCTAAAAAACTAGAGCCAATTAGTATGAGAGATGCGAATACTTGTTCGGAATCGGATGAATTACTTGTGAATAAGATTTTGAGTGTTTGTAAAGGTTCTGGAttggatggtgatggtgatggtgatggtgagaGAAAATGTAGGGTTAGGGTTTCGGTTGATTTGGAGTCGATGGAGTTGGCGCCTGAGAATGTCGCCCGTGTTGTGCCGAATAGGATATTGAGTGTTAAGTTCTTTCCATCGGCCGGTTTGAGGATGGTTGTTGTGGGAAATAAGTTTGGgaatttagggttttggaatgtTGATTTGGATAATgaagatggtgatggtgatgggaTTTACTTGTATCAGCCTCATCCATCCCCTGTGTCAGCCATTTTGATCCATCCATTTTCCTTAAACAAG ATAATTACAAGCTGTTATGGGGGTCTTGTACGTTCATTAGATGTCGAAAAAGAGACATTTGGTCTAGTATATTCCACCGAACATGCAATTTTTTCCATGGCTCAACAACCTGATGATGCGAACAACTTATATTTAGGGGAGGGTCATGGAGTAGTGAACATTTGGGATGAGAGGTCTGCCAGGTCATCGTTTTCATGGGAATTACACGATTCTAGGATCAATACCATAGATTTTAATCCAGAAAACACGAATATGATGGCTACAAGTTCATCAGATGGAACTGCCTGCATTTGGGATTTGAGAAAAATTGGTAAGAGCAAGCCAAAATCTCTTAAGGTGATTACTCGTGAGAGGGCTGTACATTCTGCGTATTTTTCGCCTTCAGGTGACCGTCTTGCTACAACGAG TCTTGATGATAAGATTGGAGTGCTAGGCGGAGCGAATTACGAGGATGAATTCATGTTATATCATTACAATCAGACCGGAAGATGGCTTTCTTCATTTAA AGGTGTATGGGGTTGGGATGATTCATACATCTTTATCGGAAACATGAAGAGAGGAGTTGATGTAATTTCTACATTGCAGCAGAGACTTGTGACTACGCTTGAGAGCCCTCACATGACTGCAATCCCTTGTCGTTTTGATCCCCATCCTTTTTATCCCGGGATGCTTGCGGGAGCCACTAGTGGCGGCCAGGTTTATATCTGGACCTAA
- the LOC110943140 gene encoding uncharacterized protein LOC110943140, which produces MRAQHLLDAIGGEGSMASSGLLTAITEVVNLWLGGSCPKVLAEFVASAPLTPLLKPDKGIRPIAVGGIWRRLVSKVAMKKVGKSMAQYLGDFQFGVGMSNGAEAVLHSANRFLNSFHADGSLALLTVDFSNAFNTVDRTTFLKEVHQHCPSIYRWVQFLYAQPARLYVGNECIGATTGVQQGDPLGPLLFSLALHPLILRVQDRCNLPFHAWYLDDGTIIGNATEVARALDIINEEGSSLGLYLNIKKTEVYWPTCDGQKLRDGLFPKGIGRPERGVKLLGGAVSRDPSFVGELAGRRATGAVELMKLLPCLRDPQCELLLLRSCMGVAKLLFGLRTCQPYLMEDASFRFDDGLREAIEDIVVGGGPFFGDLQWRLASLPMRLGGLGLLSARDVGVYAFVASRAQSWELQDHILRNSGVVGLDGDYLQALERLSVHLPDFDIGGFSKKDTAPSKPQTTLANALFSKIAQRLGENFDLSSRQRAVWECLKGPHAQDFLTVIPIEGLGQCMSAVEYRAILKYRLMIPMYPEDETCPICRKACMDKYGEHAVHCKELPGFKYRHDWVRDVLWDILRRAGISSKKEAPVNFLTDPMEGRSTLRPADLLVFGWARGKHACVDLTGVSPLVGLRENGFVAGQAARKAESKKVDKHAKACAENQHVFVPFAFDTFGSLAPEAIQFLTRVQQVIRNNCSAPGGRDFVFGRLRYAPSAEKKVFVKNPNSMFKSDGMRFRFSEKLP; this is translated from the exons ATGCGGGCCCAACACTTGTTAGATGCTATCGGGGGTGAGGGATCAATGGCTTCCTCGGGTTTGCTAACGGCCATTACTGAAGTTGTCAACTTATGGCTTGGAGGATCCTGCCCTAAGGTGCTAGCAGAGTTTGTTGCCTCAGCCCCCCTTACCCCTTTACTGAAACCTGATAAAGGAATTCGACCTATTGCTGTGGGGGGTATATGGCGAAGGTTGGTTTCCAAGGTGGCAATGAAGAAGGTCGGGAAAAGCATGGCGCAGTACTTAGGAGACTTTCAATTTGGGGTGGGGATGTCAAACGGTGCAGAGGCGGTGCTTCACAGTGCGAACAGGTTTCTCAACTCCTTTCATGCAGATGGTTCCTTAGCCTTGCTTACTGTGGACTTCTCCAATGCGTTCAACACAGTTGACCGCACAACCTTCCTGAAAGAGGTTCATCAACATTGTCCGTCAATCTATCGATGGGTTCAATTCCTTTACGCCCAACCTGCTCGGTTGTATGTTGGTAATGAGTGTATTGGGGCTACTACTGGAGTACAACAAGGGGATCCCTTGGGGCCCCTTCTCTTTTCCCTTGCCTTACACCCACTCATTCTCAGGGTGCAGGACCGATGTAACCTTCCATTTCATGCTTGGTACTTGGATGATGGGACGATTATCGGCAATGCGACAGAGGTTGCTAGGGCATTAGATATTATTAACGAGGAAGGGTCATCTCTAGGACTTTACCTCAACATTAAGAAAACAGAGGTTTATTGGCCGACATGTGATGGGCAGAAACTTCGGGACGGGCTTTTCCCGAAAGGGATTGGCAGACCAGAGAGGGGGGTTAAGCTACTGGGTGGAGCTGTTAGCCGTGACCCTAGCTTTGTTGGCGAGTTGGCAGGGCGGCGGGCGACGGGGGCGGTTGAACTCATGAAACTCTTGCCATGCCTTAGGGACCCTCAATGTGAACTCCTTCTGCTAAGATCTTGCATGGGGGTTGCTAAGTTACTTTTCGGGCTGCGAACTTGTCAACCTTATTTGATGGAGGATGCATCATTCCGGTTCGATGATGGCCTCCGAGAGGCTATAGAAGACATAGTCGTGGGTGGTGGCCCATTCTTTGGGGACCTCCAATGGCGTTTGGCATCACTGCCAATGCGTCTAGGTGGTTTGGGCCTGCTCTCAGCTCGAGATGTTGGGGTTTATGCTTTTGTGGCGTCCAGAGCTCAGTCTTGGGAACTACAGGATCATATCCTTCGGAACAGTGGGGTTGTCGGGCTCGACGGGGACTATCTGCAGGCGCTTGAACGATTAAGTGTCCATCTCCCAGACTTTGATATCGGCGGTTTCTCtaaaaaggacaccgcccccTCGAAACCACAAACAACTTTGGCGAATGCTCTATTTAGCAAAATCGCTCAAAGACTGGGAGAAAATTTTGATTTGTCATCTCGCCAGAGGGCGGTGTGGGAGTGTCTGAAGGGTCCCCATGCTCAGGATTTTCTGACTGTTATCCCAATTGAGGGGCTGGGACAATGTATGTCAGCAGTAGAATACAGAGCAATCCTTAAATACCGGCTGATGATCCCTATGTATCCAGAAGATGAAACGTGCCCAATATGTCGTAAAGCTTGTATGGATAAATACGGAGAGCACGCAGTGCATTGTAAAGAGCTCCCTGGGTtcaaatatcggcatgactgGGTGCGAGATGTTTTGTGGGACATCCTGAGAAGAGCTGGGATTTCATCTAAGAAAGAGGCTCCTGTGAATTTCCTTACGGACcctatggaagggagatctactctgCGACCAGCAGATCTGCTCGTCTTTGGGTGGGCTagggggaaacatgcttgtgttgACCTCACGGGGGTTTCCCCTCTGGTTGGTTTAAGGGAAAACGGGTTTGTAGCTGGACAAGCAGCAAGAAAGGCAGAATCGAAGAAAGTTGACAAGCACGCTAAAGCTTGTGCAGAGAACCAGCATGTTTTTGTCCCTTTTGCCTTTGACACATTTGGCTCCCTAGCGCCAGAAGCTATCCAATTCCTGACCAGGGTCCAACAGGTCATCCGCAACAATTGCTCGGCACCAGGGGGACGGGATTTTGTCTTTGGCAGATTaag ATATGCACCGTCGGCGGAGAAGAAAGTATTTgtcaaaaaccctaattcgaTGTTCAAAAGCGACGGGATGAGATTTAGGTTTTCTGAAAAATTGCCATAG